From Microcystis aeruginosa NIES-2549, a single genomic window includes:
- a CDS encoding trypco2 family protein, which translates to MDINKVGLRETLEALRVELSKSILASEGEQIRFEVGEIELEVQFVVEQSKEGKGGLKFWVVEMGGGVTNKDTITHRIKIPLKPIGKDGGPIKTASDDIPD; encoded by the coding sequence ATGGACATCAATAAAGTTGGACTTCGAGAAACCTTAGAAGCATTGCGGGTTGAACTGAGTAAATCTATTTTAGCCTCTGAGGGTGAGCAGATTCGCTTTGAAGTGGGTGAAATTGAATTAGAGGTTCAATTTGTGGTTGAGCAGTCGAAAGAAGGCAAAGGTGGGCTGAAATTTTGGGTAGTAGAAATGGGTGGGGGTGTCACCAATAAAGATACGATAACCCATAGAATTAAAATTCCCCTTAAACCCATTGGGAAAGATGGAGGACCTATCAAGACAGCAAGTGATGATATTCCCGATTAG
- the pdxH gene encoding pyridoxamine 5'-phosphate oxidase, with protein MDISIADLRLDYNLEELLESETSADPFIVFKQWLERAVSSGRLEPNAMTLATISPEGKPRARMVLLKDFDPRGFVLFTNYQSAKGQELIANPNAALVFWWGELQRQIRIEGTVEKISEEESDNYFFVRPWESRLGAWASNQSEVISGRDILEKRLAELKEEYAGREVPRPPHWGGFRLIPSLIEFWQGRPSRLHDRLCYYRQEDGSWQRQRLAP; from the coding sequence ATGGACATATCGATCGCTGACCTGCGCTTGGACTACAATCTTGAAGAATTGCTAGAGTCAGAAACATCTGCCGATCCTTTCATTGTATTTAAACAATGGCTAGAACGGGCGGTATCTTCGGGAAGATTGGAACCCAACGCTATGACTTTAGCCACTATTTCCCCGGAGGGTAAACCCCGGGCCCGCATGGTACTGTTAAAAGACTTCGATCCTCGCGGTTTTGTTCTCTTTACCAACTACCAAAGCGCCAAGGGACAGGAATTAATCGCCAATCCCAATGCTGCCCTAGTGTTTTGGTGGGGAGAATTGCAACGGCAAATTAGGATTGAGGGAACTGTAGAAAAAATCAGCGAGGAGGAATCGGATAATTACTTTTTTGTCCGTCCCTGGGAATCTCGTTTAGGGGCCTGGGCCTCCAATCAAAGTGAAGTGATTTCTGGGCGAGATATACTCGAAAAACGCCTAGCAGAACTAAAAGAAGAATATGCGGGTCGTGAAGTTCCCCGTCCTCCTCATTGGGGCGGATTTCGCCTAATTCCTAGTTTAATCGAGTTCTGGCAAGGTCGCCCCAGTCGTCTCCACGATCGTCTCTGTTATTATCGTCAAGAAGATGGCAGTTGGCAAAGGCAACGTTTAGCTCCTTAG
- a CDS encoding segregation/condensation protein A: protein MTITSASDAIASLLEMAEQGEIDPWDVQVIDVIDRFLAELGLLNDLDLAMAQANLPQSGQAFLWASMLVLFKADTLERLSLDQQEESLIDEEISDLERELRTLPRYLENHIRRRTAAPPPRKRRVTLQELITQLQQIALEIEALPKLSVVVPKPRPQSRREAVQIITELAHQENLTELAAELDFFLQRKFFQLEKKEIEFEYLLDLWQAEKPSSHSATQEKVAIFWALLLLASQSKVELKQEDFYQDLTICLIRVC from the coding sequence ATGACTATCACCTCGGCCAGTGATGCGATCGCCTCTCTTTTAGAAATGGCGGAACAGGGAGAAATTGACCCCTGGGATGTGCAGGTTATCGATGTGATCGATCGCTTTTTGGCAGAATTGGGGTTATTAAATGATCTAGATTTAGCCATGGCCCAGGCTAATTTACCCCAATCGGGACAGGCTTTTTTATGGGCTTCTATGTTAGTTTTATTTAAGGCTGATACCCTAGAAAGATTGTCTTTGGACCAGCAAGAAGAAAGTCTGATTGATGAGGAAATTAGCGACTTAGAACGGGAATTAAGAACTTTACCCCGTTATCTAGAAAATCATATTCGCCGTCGTACTGCCGCCCCACCACCGCGAAAAAGACGGGTAACTTTGCAGGAGTTAATCACTCAATTACAACAGATTGCCCTAGAGATTGAAGCTTTACCGAAACTGTCTGTAGTTGTCCCGAAACCCCGGCCCCAATCCCGACGGGAAGCGGTACAAATTATCACGGAATTGGCCCACCAAGAAAACCTGACGGAATTGGCAGCGGAACTGGACTTTTTTTTGCAGAGAAAGTTTTTTCAATTGGAGAAAAAGGAGATAGAGTTTGAGTATTTATTAGATTTATGGCAAGCGGAAAAGCCTTCTAGTCACTCGGCAACACAGGAAAAGGTGGCGATTTTTTGGGCTTTACTTTTACTGGCTTCTCAATCAAAAGTGGAGTTAAAACAGGAGGATTTTTATCAGGATTTAACTATTTGTTTGATTAGGGTTTG